DNA sequence from the Myxococcaceae bacterium JPH2 genome:
TGCTCGGCGTACAGCCCCACGTGGTTGGCATAGCCCAGCATCCGCTCGAACGTGAGCCGCGCCTCCTCCAGCAGGTCCGGCCGCGCCACGCTCGCGCGCGTCATCGCCTCCACCAGCCAGAAGCTACAGAGGTTGAAGGTGCCCTCGCGGCCCGCAATCCCATCCAACGTCGCGTCCACGTCGTAGCGGTACACCAGCCCGTCCGAGACCAGGCCGCCCTCGGACGGCGGGCGCCGCATGGCATCCACCGTGGAGATCATCCGCGGATCCACCGGCGACGAGAAGAACACGAGCGGCATGAGCAGGTTCGCCGCGTCCAGTGAGTCCCGGCCATAGGCCTGGATGAAGGCCTGCCGGCTCGAACTCCAGCCGTTGGCCATGATGTCCTCGAAGATGGCGTCGCGAACGGCCAGCCAGCGCGGCCGAGGCGCGGGGAAGCTGCGCTTGTCCGCCAGACGGATGGCCCGGTCCACCGCCACCCAACACATCAGCTTCGAGTACACGAAGTGCCGCCGCCCGCCGCGCACCTCCCAGATGCCCTCGTCTGGCTGCTGCCAGTGGTCGCACACCCAATCCACCAGCCGCCGCAGGTGCCTCCAGAAGTCATACGAGATGGGCGCGGCGTACTTGTTGGAGAGGTACACCGAGTCCATCAGCTCGCCGTAGATGTCGAGCTGGAGCTGGTCCGCCGCCGCGTTGCCGATGCGCACGGGCTGCGCGCCGCCGTAGCCGCACAGGTGCGACAGCTCCTCCTCGTCGGGCACCTGGCTGCCATTCACGGCGAACATCAGAGGGAGCGGCCCGTCCCCGTGCTCCGCGCAGCGAGACTCCACCCAGTGCATGAAGGCGGCGGCCTCCTGCCGGAAGCCGATGCGAATGAACGCGTAGATGGTGAAGGCCGCGTCGCGCAGCCAGCAGAAGCGATAGTCCCAGTTGCGCGTGCCGCCGGGGAACTCGGGGAGGCTGCACGTGGGCGCGGCGACGATGGCCCCCGAGGGCGCGTAGGTCATCAGCTTCAGCGCCAGCGCCGAGCGCTGCACCGTCTCGCGCCAGCGCCCCGTGTACTGACAGCCCGCGAGCCAGTGGCGCCAGTAGAGCACCGTGTCGCGGAAGAGGTGCTCGGAGGACTCGTGGTCATGCACCTGGTGCTCGCAGGACGCGGACGCGCCCTCGCGCAAGGTGAAGACCGCGGACTGGTTCGCCTGCAAGGCGAAGCGCGACACCAGCCCGTTGCCCTCGCGCGCCATGGGCATGGAGCCCGTGAGCGTCATCCGCAGCGAGTCCGTCACGAAGGTGGCGCCGCCGGGGATGAGCTGCGTCTGGTGCGGCGTGCGGCCGTAGTTGAACGCGGGGAAGCACTCCATCACGAAGGACATCTCGCCGCGCACCACGCGCACGCGACGGAGCACCACGCGGCCCTCCTCCTCCGCGCTGCGGCCCATGGGCATGAAGTCGATGATCTCCGCCACGCCGTCCGGCGAGTAGAAGCGGGTCACCAGCACGTTCGTGTCGGGCCAGTAGAACTGCTTGTTGTGCACGCCGTTCGGCTCGGGGGCGATGCGCCAATGGCCACCCTTCTCCGGGTCCAACAGCGCCGCGAAGAGGCTGGGACTGTCGAAGTGGGGGAAGCACAACCAGTCGATGGTGCCCTCGGTCCCCACCAGGGCCACCGTCCGCAGGTCTCCGATGACGCCGTGATTCTCGATGGGCACCGACTTGCGTGCCCGCGCTCCATCCGTGGGGCTCACCGCGCGGCCTCCTGAAAGGAGATGACGTGCTTGATGCCGCCCAGCCGTCCCTCCACCACCTGGGAGAATGCTTCCGGTGGATGGCGCGCGGTGATGAGCCGCTCCAGCCCGCCTGGCCACCGGGCGCGGAAGCGCTCCAGGTTCTCCAGCGCGCGCGTGAAGTCCTCGCTGCCGGCGTTCACCGTGCCCAGCACCACCTGGTTCCACAGCACGAGCTGACGCAGCACCTCCTCGCCCGCCAGGTGCAGGTGCTCCTTGCGGCCGGGCACGCCCGTGAGGATGAGCACGCCGTTGGGGCCCAGCGCGCGCAGCGTGTCGAAGGCCACGGTGCTCGAGCCCGTGGCCTCGTAGATGACGTCCACGGGCCCCGCCTTCGCCTTGAGCTCCTCCACCGTGACGCGCTGGGAGGAGAGGTACGGTGCGCCCATCGCCTCGGCGGCCGCGGCCTTCACGTTGGGCGGCGGGCTGCGCGAGTACACCGTGGTCGCGTAGCCCAGGCTCATCAGCGCCATCGCGCCGAGCTGCCCCACGGGCCCCGCCCCCAGCACCACCGCGTTCCCAGGCGTCTGCTTGAAGGGCAGCCGAGCCTGGATGCGCGCCGTCTCGCGCAGGGCCTTCTCCGCGATGGTGAGCGGCTCGGTGAGCACCGCCACGCCGCGCAGCGAGTCCTCGGCGCGGTGCAGGTACATCATGTCCTCGACGAAGAACTCGGCGCAGAAGCCGTGCGCGCCCT
Encoded proteins:
- a CDS encoding glycoside hydrolase family 15 protein, yielding MPIENHGVIGDLRTVALVGTEGTIDWLCFPHFDSPSLFAALLDPEKGGHWRIAPEPNGVHNKQFYWPDTNVLVTRFYSPDGVAEIIDFMPMGRSAEEEGRVVLRRVRVVRGEMSFVMECFPAFNYGRTPHQTQLIPGGATFVTDSLRMTLTGSMPMAREGNGLVSRFALQANQSAVFTLREGASASCEHQVHDHESSEHLFRDTVLYWRHWLAGCQYTGRWRETVQRSALALKLMTYAPSGAIVAAPTCSLPEFPGGTRNWDYRFCWLRDAAFTIYAFIRIGFRQEAAAFMHWVESRCAEHGDGPLPLMFAVNGSQVPDEEELSHLCGYGGAQPVRIGNAAADQLQLDIYGELMDSVYLSNKYAAPISYDFWRHLRRLVDWVCDHWQQPDEGIWEVRGGRRHFVYSKLMCWVAVDRAIRLADKRSFPAPRPRWLAVRDAIFEDIMANGWSSSRQAFIQAYGRDSLDAANLLMPLVFFSSPVDPRMISTVDAMRRPPSEGGLVSDGLVYRYDVDATLDGIAGREGTFNLCSFWLVEAMTRASVARPDLLEEARLTFERMLGYANHVGLYAEQTGPSGEALGNFPQALTHLSLISAAYNLDRTLGRRD
- a CDS encoding glucose 1-dehydrogenase — encoded protein: MKAVAIAYPSREVRVIDAPEPRLHSPTEVRVRTLEVGVCGTDKDILQGLHGAPPPGESHLVLGHECLGQVVEVGAHVRDFRPGDLVVPRVRRPCPHAHCPACRYEHPDFCVTGDYTERGIQGAHGFCAEFFVEDMMYLHRAEDSLRGVAVLTEPLTIAEKALRETARIQARLPFKQTPGNAVVLGAGPVGQLGAMALMSLGYATTVYSRSPPPNVKAAAAEAMGAPYLSSQRVTVEELKAKAGPVDVIYEATGSSTVAFDTLRALGPNGVLILTGVPGRKEHLHLAGEEVLRQLVLWNQVVLGTVNAGSEDFTRALENLERFRARWPGGLERLITARHPPEAFSQVVEGRLGGIKHVISFQEAAR